From one Lolium rigidum isolate FL_2022 chromosome 4, APGP_CSIRO_Lrig_0.1, whole genome shotgun sequence genomic stretch:
- the LOC124706233 gene encoding uncharacterized protein LOC124706233 isoform X4 — MDYDDTDFQSRSFQLAGEDSSKSPSGLRPFALPKLDIDDQLRFDNLTDSEGFFSVGGHDNSWIDVLSTGSAVDFSSSAAESCSISRTNYVWSDATSTECVEMLLKSVGENEMMGNMDGSAHRQPSGGMDSQIDPSKTQPKSSNSPPDSTVGPAVNDQSQGAHSEEPSANQPQFVDVARSSMDEKAERAAGSALSGRTSSYMLDPIPEKRIASENLSSASKSVPESCPAVANYFEVVHDGASLDNLNVHSAGVDSRTLNSEPFSELAPIQNIYSTGSYRFDQDNHMHANKLAGGVHELQKLTESSDGLLEAITNPVKMLQRSDGTSKSVSASHQPSFSQVEHAAEGLESSVDTSSKLAIEKFGIGEEPSSAKSSQYHPDFKDSSPHPVTPLSTKSSELIQSPNGEQLAHVTGVTKSDGVDDTDINVSKHGPEQHQEPANLKNVVIGDTNMSTGDDSKRGVLEQRQDSADNLNSVAMEEKTIMEEISAISEKSEYSVQSSDDGNDRDLTGTSKDGFNLSGNAAPDNISAGLIHKKNLNISSVNQEGPVKEDHTPALEDESGNQHLVSPNSGSQEKNMAPLSILSSNIVSTTVADTHNATMDKLDCSGGVPSDRSPAGVLDENTLTVSSINHVESFEEGANSSEVGGHNVTSVPGSWGKKPAMSGNSNVNAVSSSQTDPAAKKTQFNEQTSLGSLTTSQTQDKSGDHPDAQKQKCQADRPSAHSDHQEVSYPQNCQIDGPSVQPEHRGNLSTPPSSISSDKAAKAIIETPLNEKDDMSVHIKDIDGSCNDSTCGSPTVISCTEPCLQEGRQEGSAVISHTLTEQSDDKKDPVASADASQSSKECSAKNIQPTLSSEANTAGDDRSFSFEVGDPPKVSEKAHCPAWSPFPISKSAQNTKATTENSKPGSPGNAPRQNTEESKKTSVLETGKEKQSGTKVVQSGGVLSVSSHTGDSTKTKSATLEQEQPQQHSTSASSAVAHQPFTDLQHVQLRAQIFVYGALIQGIPPAEAYMVSAFGESVGGGNCAWEAVWRAAVERFQNQKSPLAGLETPTSSHIVNEFAGNRVAEKASKGAAGKTEPDGRKGGKIVLPAYTAVPLHSPTFSMSPLASSALNLQRSSHLDFSQAVSPVFTYNSQTRQPTSAATSWFPQGPRAAPWLVPPQNLIFDSSMQPTATSSESAKGPCKNISISEAMPLAVVHEEKQKAPASTKRNRGGAASQKPRKRKKASESPEQQPDIASSQLKTDLAAVTPATKHVPGFTLSTPSPSNVLGSGLIPNASLITSVPNYLGGKSVDRRIIFSEQISGAVEQCMDQDKCASMYSMEALRVSEGVWSQLSTNSMGKLPADVEQKLTSAAAAASAAVSVAKVAAEAAKMATTAALQAKMMAEEALGSSKYFNSLQKRDAGEVDVNNNLSSMLSFTPKSSWKTKDSTHAPGSTISVAREVARKRVEEASAATKRAENLDAILKAAELAAEAVFKAGSIIGMGEPLPFTLGELLEAGPDGYWKSDRVKNKKAENTIDNVVIEELELPSGINKSGRKRGNKSKYDQKLEPSSSVKELQPDGMHSGNGVEENLSAAPFNVITNDTAPSIIWNGIGKESLVEVLADVGGSGAAWFSAKVLDINEHSAFISYEVHSGGPGLCKEWVSLKQEGEKAPQIRLAHPATMSKLKGTRKRHRDTAGNYSWAIGDHVDAWIKNSWREGIISQNCESGETKFVVQFPVGDSVVVDAWTLRPSLVWKDGEWTEWSRARDRKDKSYKVPSYFLDMLLPPLQI, encoded by the exons ATGGATTATGATGATACCGATTTCCAGAGCCGAAGTTTCCAGCTAGCCGGCGAGGACAGCAGCAAATCCCCATCAGGTCTGCGGCCATTCGCACTGCCGAAGCTTGACATCGACGACCAACTCAGGTTCGATAATTTGACGGACTCCGAGGGGTTTTTCAGCGTGGGAGGGCACGATAACAGCTGGATCGACGTGCTGTCCACCGGAAGCGCCGTTGATTTCAGCTCTAGCGCGGCTGAGTCCTGCTCCATATCCAGGACCAACTATGTCTGGTCGGACGCGACATCCACTGAGTGCGTGGAGATGTTGCTGAAGTCGGTCGGGGAAAATGAGATGATGGGTAACATGGATGGTAGTGCACATCGGCAGCCAAGTGGTGGTATGGATAGTCAGATCGATCCATCCAAGACGCAGCCTAAGTCAAGCAACTCCCCACCAGATAGCACTGTAGGGCCAGCCGTAAATGACCAGTCTCAGGGTGCTCATTCAGAAGAACCTTCGGCGAATCAACCTCAGTTTGTAGATGTTGCACGGTCCTCGATGGATGAGAAAGCTGAACGTGCTGCAGGTTCAGCTTTATCAGGTAGGACGTCAAGCTATATGCTGGACCCTATTCCTGAGAAGCGCATTGCGAGCGAGAACTTGTCTTCTGCTTCCAAAAGCGTACCAGAAAGCTGTCCAGCTGTTGCCAATTACTTTGAGGTGGTTCACGATGGTGCTTCTTTGGACAATCTCAACGTACACTCAGCTGGAGTAGATTCCAGGACGCTCAACAGCGAGCCCTTCTCTGAGTTGGCTCCAATTCAGAACATATACTCTACTGGTTCATATCGCTTTGACCAAGACAACCATATGCATGCGAATAAACTTGCTGGAGGAGTGCATGAATTGCAAAAATTGACAGAAAGTTCGGACGGGTTATTGGAGGCCATCACCAATCCAGTTAAGATGCTGCAAAGGAGTGATGGCACTAGCAAGAGTGTCAGTGCCTCGCATCAACCATCTTTTTCACAAGTGGAACATGCAGCAGAAGGCCTTGAAAGTTCAGTTGACACAAGCAGCAAGCTTGCCATTGAGAAGTTTGGTATTGGCGAAGAACCCAGTTCTGCTAAATCTAGTCAGTACCATCCAGATTTCAAAGATTCTAGTCCTCATCCAGTTACTCCCCTGTCAACCAAAAGTAGTGAGTTGATTCAGTCTCCTAATGGAGAACAGCTTGCTCATGTCACTGGAGTTACAAAAAGTGATGGGGTGGATGATACAGATATTAACGTCTCAAAGCATGGACctgagcagcatcaagaacctGCCAATCTAAAAAATGTTGTTATAGGTGATACAAATATGAGCACTGGTGACGACTCAAAACGTGGAGTGCTAGAGCAGCGTCAAGATTCTGCTGATAATCTAAACAGTGTTGCTATGGAAGAAAAAACAATTATGGAGGAAATCTCAGCTATTTCAGAGAAGTCTGAATACTCGGTACAATCTAGTGATGATGGAAATGATAGAGATCTTACTGGTACATCAAAAGATGGGTTTAACTTGTCGGGCAACGCAGCACCTGACAATATTTCAGCTGGTTTAATTCACAAAAAGAACCTAAACATTTCATCAGTAAATCAGGAGGGGCCAGTGAAGGAAGATCATACGCCTGCTTTAGAAGATGAGTCTGGGAACCAGCATTTGGTATCACCTAACTCTGGGTCTCAAGAGAAAAATATGGCACCATTGAGCATTTTAAGCAGCAATATCGTTTCTACCACTGTTGCTGATACACACAATGCAACAATGGATAAACTTGACTGTTCAGGAGGTGTTCCATCCGACCGTTCTCCTGCTGGTGTACTCGATGAAAATACTTTGACGGTCTCCTCAATAAATCACGTGGAGTCGTTTGAGGAAGGTGCTAATTCTTCAGAAGTTGGAGGCCACAATGTAACATCTGTTCCTGGGTCATGGGGAAAGAAGCCAGCAATGTCAGGGAACTCAAATGTCAATGCTGTTTCGAGCAGTCAAACTGATCCTGCTGCAAAAAAGACGCAATTCAACGAGCAGACTTCTTTGGGTAGTTTGACCACGAGTCAGACTCAGGATAAATCAG GTGATCATCCAGATGCTCAGAAACAGAAATGCCAGGCCGACAGGCCTTCAGCACACTCGGACCACCAAGAAGTTTCTTATCCACAAAATTGCCAGATTGATGGACCTTCCGTACAACCTGAGCATCGCGGAAATTTGTCCACACCACCCTCGAGTATCTCATCTGACAAGGCTGCAAAAGCAATCATAGAAACTCCTTTAAATGAGAAGGATGATATGAGTGTGCATATAAAAG ATATCGATGGAAGCTGTAATGATTCTACATGTGGGTCCCCTACAGTGATTAGTTGCACTGAACCCTGTCTCCAGGAAGGTAGACAGGAGGGTAGTGCTGTGATTAGTCACACCCTAACTGAACAATCCGATGATAAAAAAGATCCTGTGGCCTCAGCTGATGCCTCCCAGAGCTCCAAAGAATGTTCTGCCAAAAATATACAACCTACTCTCAGTTCTGAGGCAAATACAGCAGGTGATGATAGAAGTTTCTCGTTTGAGGTTGGAGATCCACCAAAAGTATCTGAAAAAGCTCATTGTCCTGCTTGGAGCCCTTTTCCCATATCTAAGTCTGCTCAAAATACcaag GCCACCACAGAAAACTCTAAACCTGGAAGCCCTGGAAATGCACCGAGGCAAAACACTGAAGAGAGTAAGAAAACATCTGTTCTGGAGACTGGCAAAGAGAAACAATCTGGGACAAAAGTAGTTCAAAGTGGTGGAGTGCTCTCTGTCAGCTCCCATACCGGTGATAGTACTAAAACTAAAAGTGCAACACTAGAGCAGGAGCAGCCACAACAGCATTCAACGTCTGCAAGCAGTG CTGTAGCACACCAACCTTTCACAGATTTACAACATGTGCAGCTACGTGCTCAGATATTTGTTTATGGAGCTCTTAT TCAAGGAATACCACCAGCAGAGGCCTACATGGTGtcagcttttggagagtctg TAGGTGGTGGCAATTGTGCATGGGAGGCAGTTTGGCGGGCTGCTGTTGAGAGATTTCAGAATCAAAAATCACCTTTAGCTGGTTTGGAAACTCCTACAAGCTCACATATag taAATGAGTTTGCAGGCAATCGCGTGGCTGAAAAAGCCAGTAAGGGTGCAGCGGGCAAAACTGAACCAGATGGCAGAAAAGGTGGCAAAATTGTATTGCCGGCATATACTGCTGTACCGTTGCACTCACCAACTTTCAGTATGTCACCTCTTGCTAGTTCTGCGCTGAATCTACAACGAAGTTCCCATCTGGATTTTAGCCAGGCTGTATCACCAGTATTCACATATAACTCACAGACGAGGCAACCTACTTCTGCTGCTACATCGTGGTTTCCTCAGGGTCCACGTGCTGCACCTTGGCTAGTTCCACCACAAAATTTAATATTCGATTCATCAATGCAACCAACTGCCACTTCAAGTGAATCTGCAAAGGGACCTTGTAAAAACATATCCATTTCAGAAGCTATGCCCTTAGCAGTTGTACATGAAGAGAAACAGAAGGCACCGGCTAGTACTAAGCGTAACAGAGGTGGGGCTGCATCACAAAagccaagaaaaagaaagaaagcttCAGAAAGTCCAGAACAGCAACCTGACATTGCTTCCTCTCAACTCAAAACAGACCTTGCAGCTGTTACTCCTGCCACTAAGCACGTACCAGGCTTCACCTTATCTACTCCTTCTCCAAGTAATGTTCTGGGCAGCGGGCTTATTCCTAATGCAAGTTTGATCACCTCTGTGCCTAACTACCTGGGTGGTAAGAGTGTTGACCGCAGAATAATCTTTTCAGAACAGATCAGTGGTGCAGTAGAGCAATGTATGGACCAAGACAAATGTGCAAGTATGTACTCTATGGAGGCACTTAGGGTCAGTGAAGGTGTATGGAGCCAATTATCCACAAACTCAATGGGGAAATTACCTGCAGACGTAGAACAAAAGCTTActtcagctgctgctgctgcttctgctgCAGTTTCTGTTGCGAAGGTTGCTGCAGAAGCTGCTAAGATGGCGACAACAGCTGCATTGCAGGCGAAAATGATGGCAGAAGAAGCCCTTGGCTCTTCAAAATATTTTAATTCCTTGCAGAAGCGTGACGCTGGCGAAGTTGATGTCAATAACAATCTATCCAGTATGTTAAGTTTCACGCCCAAATCGTCTTGGAAAACAAAAGACAGCACTCATGCCCCAGGCTCCACCATTTCGGTGGCACGAGAGGTTGCTAGAAAGAGGGTTGAAGAGGCATCTGCAGCTACAAAACGTGCAGAAAACTTAGATGCCATACTTAAAGCTGCAGAGCTTGCAGCAGAGGCTGTATTCAAAGCAGGAAGCATCATTGGAATGGGTGAGCCTCTGCCTTTTACTTTAGGTGAGCTATTGGAAGCTGGTCCTGATGGCTACTGGAAGTCCGATAGAGTGAAGAATAAAAAggctgagaacaccattgataacgtGGTAATAGAAGAATTGGAGCTGCCTTCTGGTATTAATAAATCTGGCAGAAAGCGTGGTAATAAATCTAAATATGACCAGAAATTGGAGCCATCTTCTAGTGTCAAAGAATTGCAGCCCGATGGGATGCACTCAG GAAATGGGGTTGAAGAAAATCTATCTGCTGCCCCATTCAATGTCATCACAAATGATACAGCACCAAGCATAATCTGGAATGGTATTGGAAAGGAATCTCTTGTTGAG gttttagctgATGTGGGCGGGTCTGGGGCGGCTTGGTTTTCTGCTAAAGTCCTTGATATAAACGAACATAGTGCGTTCATCAGCTATGAGGTCCACAGTGGAG GACCTGGTCTTTGCAAAGAATGGGTGTCACTGAAGCAGGAGGGGGAGAAGGCACCTCAAATACGCCTTGCCCATCCTGCTACTATGTCTAAATTAAAAGGTACTCGAAAGCGCCACAGGGACACCGCAGGAAATTATTCTTGGGCTATTGGTGATCACGTGGATGCATGGATCAAAAATAG TTGGCGAGAGGGTATTATTTCTCAGAACTGCGAATCTGGTGAAACAAAGTTTGTTGTGCAATTTCCAG TTGGTGATTCTGTAGTCGTTGATGCTTGGACTCTTCGTCCATCACTTGTTTGGAAGGATGGCGAATGGACAGAGTGGTCCCGTGCACGAGATAGGAAAGACAAATCTTATAAGGTTCCTTCCTATTTTCTGGacatgttactccctccgttgcAAATCTAA